The Pseudomonas moraviensis genome contains the following window.
TGCCCGCCGGACGGCGGCGTCACCGCATCTTCGCTGCCGGCAATCACCAGCAACGGCACATTGATCGAAGCCAGTTGTTCACGGAAATCGGCATCGCGCACCGCCGCGCAATTGGCCGCATAGCCCTGCGGATTGGTCGCGGCGAGCATGTCGGTAATCTTCTTCGCCGCCTCGGGATGCGCCGCCGAAAAGTCCGGAGTAAACCAGCGCGCGATCGAGGCATCACGCAGCGCGACCATCGCCGCCGGGCCGTCGCGCAACACGGTTTCGATGCGTGGATTCCACACCGACGGATCACCGATCTTCGCTGCGGTGTTGCAGACGACTAGCTTGTGCAAACGATGCCCGGCGTTAATACCCAGCCACTGACCGATCAGCCCGCCCATCGACAGTCCGCAGAAATGCGCGCGCTCGATGTGCAGCGCATCCAGCAGACCGAGCACGTCGTGGCC
Protein-coding sequences here:
- the pcaD gene encoding 3-oxoadipate enol-lactonase, whose translation is MAFVQLADGELHYQIEGPADAPVLVLSNSLGTDLHMWDAQMPAFTEHFRVLRFDTRGHGQSLVTEGPYSIEQLGHDVLGLLDALHIERAHFCGLSMGGLIGQWLGINAGHRLHKLVVCNTAAKIGDPSVWNPRIETVLRDGPAAMVALRDASIARWFTPDFSAAHPEAAKKITDMLAATNPQGYAANCAAVRDADFREQLASINVPLLVIAGSEDAVTPPSGGHFIRDHVRGAEYAEFYAAHLSNVQAGTDFSDRVLAFLRAQ